The following proteins are co-located in the Parafannyhessea umbonata genome:
- a CDS encoding IS481 family transposase — protein sequence MFQHSNSRLTPRGRQRLVERVRAGESVSAVAREAGVSRQTAHKWIARAEAGEPLSDRRSRPSRLARLTPPDVEARVVGARRARLLAPLALAAETGVPARTCARIVARNGLPRLADVDRVTGEPRRRGPVTPRRYERERPGELVHVDVKKVARVPDGGGWRARGADALRHADSGAGTACLHVAVDDRSRVAYAELLGDERKETCVAFMGRARDFYRGLGVEVERVMTDNGPGYRSRLFNEWLAASGIEHRYTRPYSPWQNGKVERMNRTLAQEWQYARAYASEGERAAALSPFIDRYNWARPHGACGGLPPMSRIVGVNNVMAHNT from the coding sequence TTGTTCCAGCATTCTAACTCACGGCTCACGCCCCGCGGGCGGCAGAGGCTCGTCGAGCGCGTCCGCGCCGGCGAGAGCGTGTCCGCCGTCGCCCGGGAGGCGGGCGTGAGCAGGCAGACGGCCCACAAGTGGATCGCGAGGGCCGAGGCGGGCGAGCCGCTGTCGGACCGCCGCAGCCGCCCCTCGCGCCTCGCGAGGCTCACGCCCCCCGACGTCGAGGCGAGGGTCGTGGGGGCCCGCCGCGCCCGCCTGCTCGCCCCGCTCGCCCTCGCCGCCGAGACCGGGGTGCCCGCACGCACCTGCGCCAGGATCGTCGCGCGCAACGGCCTGCCGCGCCTGGCCGACGTCGACCGCGTGACCGGCGAGCCCAGGAGGCGCGGCCCCGTGACCCCGCGCCGCTACGAGAGGGAGAGGCCCGGCGAGCTCGTGCACGTGGACGTAAAGAAGGTCGCGAGGGTCCCCGACGGCGGCGGCTGGAGGGCGCGCGGCGCCGACGCCCTGCGCCACGCCGACTCTGGGGCGGGCACCGCCTGCCTGCACGTGGCGGTCGACGACAGGAGCAGGGTGGCCTACGCCGAGCTGCTCGGCGACGAGCGCAAGGAGACCTGCGTCGCGTTCATGGGTCGCGCCCGGGACTTCTACCGCGGCCTCGGCGTCGAGGTCGAGCGCGTGATGACCGACAACGGGCCGGGGTACCGCTCTCGGCTGTTCAACGAGTGGCTCGCGGCGTCCGGCATCGAGCACAGGTACACCAGGCCCTACAGCCCCTGGCAGAACGGGAAAGTGGAGCGAATGAACAGGACGCTCGCGCAGGAGTGGCAGTACGCGCGCGCCTACGCGAGCGAGGGTGAGAGGGCGGCAGCCCTCTCACCCTTCATCGACCGCTACAATTGGGCCAGGCCCCACGGCGCCTGCGGCGGCCTCCCGCCGATGTCACGCATCGTCGGTGTAAACAACGTCATGGCACACAACACCTAG